The following nucleotide sequence is from Phacochoerus africanus isolate WHEZ1 chromosome 6, ROS_Pafr_v1, whole genome shotgun sequence.
CTTGTGCTTGTCCCagggagctgagctgtggtggggCCAGGGTGTTCCTGGGGGCCCACAAATACATCCTGAGCTGGAACTCAGACTTTGATTCAAGGAATTGGTAGGGGGTCACCTGGCTCGTGGGGCACCCGCGCCCCTCCAAGCTGGCGGCCCAGAAAGCCCCAGGCGGCCTTGCATCTGGGAAAACGAGCCAGCCCCCCAAGAGGAAGAGCGAAAATCACCCCAAGATGGCCCCAGATACCCACCAGCAGAGCCATCGTGGAGGAAGGCCACGGGGCATCCATGGTCCCTGAAAACGTGGGCATGATTCCCAGGGGCTATGTCGCTAGGCCAGGCATcgttttctgtgtattaatttagctaaagctcacagcaacactgtgacagatgaactatttttttcatccccattttacagatgaggaaatggaggctcagagaggttaagaactCTGCCCAAGTTCACACGCTAGCATCTAGGCCTGGACTTGGATGCAGGTGGTAAGCTCCAGAGTACTGCTGCATCACTGTGCATTATTCCCGTGGAAAGACTGAGGGCTGCGCTCCAAAGGACCAGCTGCCAGATGTAAAACTTGGCACCAGAGCAGGCTTATTCCGCCTGCTTTACCCAAACAGAGCAGGCTTTGGGGTGGTGCGGGCAGAGAGCCTGGGCCGCCCCCTCTCCCTGCCATGGCCCCATGGGGTGAGGGGTCCTCTCTCCTCCAGGACAGGGCCCTCGCAGGGAGCCTGACCCTCTGGTTGGAGTTGGAGAAAGGACCCTTCCCCAGTTGCTCAGGTCAAGATTCTATCTCCCAAGTCCAGTGGGGCCGAAGCAAGCCCCCAGCTGTacccccaccctggcccttcTCACAGGTGGGTTGGGGGAGGTTCAGGTGGGGTCCAGGGCCCTGTCGTAAGAACCTCAGTGTAGGGACCAGCCACTGAGGAAACCCAGACCTGAACTGATCACCCATTTATGGGCAAAGTATCCTCCGAACTGGGGCAACGATGGGAGGGAAGACCGAAACTCACCAAACTCTGCACCTCTGTGTTCGCACAGGCTCTTAGGAAACACCGCCTGGGTCAGCACCTAATTCAGCCTCCGGGTCAGGGTCTGACCTGTCCATGTCAGTCGGGAAGGTGGAGGGCCGTCCATTGCCAAGTTCACCTCGCTGGCTTTGCCCCCGGGCCCACACTTTGCACCCTGCCCCACTGACCTTTGCCCCCGGGCCCTGCACTTTGCACCCTGCCCCAATGACCTTCGCCCCCGGGCCCTGCACTTTGCATCCTGCCCCACTGACCTTTGCCCCCGGGCCCTGCACTTTGCACCCTGACCACTGACCTTCACCGGATCCTCTCTCTCAAGCTTCCTCTGGAGACAGACTGCAAGGGCGATCCTGTTTCACAGGATAGGATTTCTGAACCCCAGGTATCTGCCCGGCAGGCTCCTCCTGCCAGTCCGCCCCTCGGCCCTGAGACCAGCAGAGCCCCTCGGCCATGGAGAGCTGACCTCGCCGAGCACACAAGGATCACACAGGCCGAACCGGAAGCGCCCTCTCCTCCGCTGCTCTTGCTGGTGAGTCCTTGGTCCCCTTTCTCCCTGCCCCACACTTCCATTTCTGCAACTGGATCTTACCCACCAGAGCAAAGGGCCCCAAGCATCTTTCTTCTAGGGTTCCTGAACTTTCTGTGGAAATTCAATTGCCCGTATGGCAGCTAGAATGAGCCACCCAGATGGGCTGATTTTCCATCAGGCTCTCAggcagatgcttttttttttttttttttttaagggctgcacctgcggcatatggaagctgccaggctaggtgtcgaatcagttAGAGCACGgctgctgacctacagcacagccacagcaacacgggtccggagccgtgtctgtaacctacaccacagctcaaggcaacgccagatcctttaacccactgagcaaggccagggatcgaacccgcatcctcatggatactagtcaggttcataacctgctgagccacaacgggaacttcagatGCATTATTCCGATGGTCCACACTCCTAAGGCCAGTTGCAATCTGTCACCTGGAGCCTAGTCTTTGCACCAGAAGAAAGCAGAGCTGCCCCTGGATCCCCACCcactctgtccatttctgctccAGAAATCCGGGGCTTTCTTGGGGCTGAAGgaggcccagggccccagggTTCAGTGCCCCACACAAGAGCTAAGAGAAGAACAGGCCCAGAAGCCAGAAGCAGAGCTTTCGCCAGGAGAATAGACAATGGCCTCTGTGGTATTTTGTCGGGCACACAGGCAGCTTCCACCCGCCACCCCGCCCCACACAGGCAGATGCCTGTAATTCCTCCGTAAGCGCTTTGTTCCACAAGCTCATGGCTTGTGTACCAACCAATGaattattcaacagatatttgcaGAGGTTCTTCTATGTGCGAGGCGACATCCTAGGTACTGGGGTGATCCAAGGATATGAATCCTTCCCCCAAATCTCCCTAATAATAATAACGTGTGGTGTTATTATTATCCCTGCTTTATAGATACGGCAATTAAGGCACAGAGatattaagtaacttgtccaaggttataCAGCCTAATACATCCTAGAACATAGACATGGGGTGCCTCTTTAGGGAGGTGATCCTGAGAAAATAATTCAAGACTGAGGATgctttaaaaaagggaaagaccAGCCTTGGACATTTCGTTGTTCAGTGTCAACACGTAGCCCCAGGACCTGCTTCCCGGGCCCCGCACtgccagggcagggagaggaaggggaggggagtgaCTGCCAGGAGGAGCAGGGCCAAGGtggtccccccacctcccaccccctggaGGGGAAACGCCTGTGTCCACAGACCCTGGAATTGGCTGCAGAGAATAGATGAGGCTGGGGTCCCATCACAGCGCAGGAGGAAAGTGACCTGGGATGGCCTGTCAGGCTGAGGAAGGTGGGGACTCTGATCTGGGTGCCAAGGAATCTGCTGGAAGCCTTGTGTGGGATGACTGGGCCCACCTGGCTGTGAAGTAAGCACATGGGAGGCCCTGGCAGCAACCCAGCCAGAAGTGAGGTCTGAACAGGTTGTTGGGGATGAGAGTGAGGACAGGGAGGGGGGACCTCATGGAGGCAGAAGCCACAGGGTGTGGAAGCTAGTAGATATGAAGGTTGGGGAGAAGGAGGCCTTTACCTGAACAGAGAACCAGACTGGGAGGGATGGGGCTGTTTTTAGTAACTGTATAATGATAAACTATTACATGTTATTGAGAAAATCAGGGAAGAAAATCAGAGCATCCCTAACCTTGAAAAAGGCTGTCTAGCGACAGAGGATGAGTTTTAGGCTTAGAATCagacaaaagggagttcctgttgtggctcagtggtaacaactaatatccatgaggatgcgggtttgatccctggcctcgctcagtgggttaaggatctggcgttgccttgagctgtggtgtaggttgcagactcagctccgatcccgagttgctgtggctgtggtgtaggacggcagctatagctccgatttaaccccgagcctgggaccctccatatgccatgggtgtggccctaaaaagcaaattaaataaatacaatataaaatcaaatcaaatagtccctattttacaattttatctaAAACTATTCCTTCTGGTACCTGGGGCTGCCGAAAAACAAACCCACATTTTGAGATTACCGGTTACCTGGCCCTACCTGGCCCACACCCTCCGGCTGAGCTGAGCTGTACTGGCTGAGGGGATGCCCCGAGGGCCTCTCTCCAAGTCCCCgtagccagcagcagcagcaggacgcAGAGTGACCTATTTGGGGACAGAGCATGTGAGTGTACAGAGGGAGTGTGGCCTCGGTCCAAACTCCATGGGCCTGGAGACTCCTGTTCCCGTCTCCATGGTCAATAGCAGTTACCTCGTCAGCCCTCGCATTCCTGCCGGAAGAAATCATCCCATGATGATTCTTTTCAGCatcgctgctgctgctgctcatgAAAAAGCTCTTGCCCGTATCACTCAGTCTCTTTTGAAAGACAGCTCCATCCTTGAGCAGCCCCCGCAGGGAGAGACACGGCCCACGCAGTGCCCACCCCGCCCTAACAAGGAAGAGAGCCACGTGACCGGCCCCCAagcccctccagccctccctGTCTTCTTTCAGTCACTGCAGGTGACAGAACAGCCCCCCATTCCacgagacagacagacaggcaagGGGAAGGGGGGTCAGGGCACACCCGGAACAGAAACATCTGTGGTCGTGGGTGGTTTCCACAGCCGCAGGTTTGTTCACGGAAGCCACTCGCGTGTCTCTGCATATTTGCACGTGTCTAAGTGCCCAGATGTCTTGGCCTTGCTTTCTCTGTAGCAAGCGGGTGTCTGTGGATTCACAGGCGAAGGTACATCTGCCCCTAGGCCTCCCCCTCCCTGACCAGCATGCCTGCACCAACCTGAGCAAAGACAGCCTCCAAAAGGGTCCACCTGCTGCAGCAACAAGGGTGTGACCCACAAATTTAATAGCGcccaaggagttctcattgtggctcggcagtaatgaacccaactagtatccatgaggatacaggttcgatccctggccccgctcagtgggttgaagatctggcctcaccatgagctgtggtgtgggtcacaaatgcggcttgctgtggcagtggtgcaggctggcagctgcaacctccaattcgacccctagtctgggaactaccatacaccacaggtgtggccctaaaaagactcaaaaaaaaaggtaaccgaGAAAGGGGCATCCTACCCCAATCCCTGACCCGTTACAAGCTGAATCagacaaaagggagttcctgttgtggctcagtggtaacaactaatatccatgaggatgcgggtttgatccctggcctcgctcagtgggttaaggatctggcgttgccttgagctgtggtgtaggttgcagactcagctccgatcccgagttgctgtggctgtggtgtaggacggcagctatagctccactgATACAAGCTGCCAGCATCTGCTGCACACCTGTCACATGCTGATACACTGATACAAGCTGCCAGCATCTGCTGCACACCTGTCACATGCTGTGTGCTTTGTAGATGGCATCACTTCCTCACCACACACCTAGGAGGCAGGGGCTGCTAGTGGCTACTTGGCCTCAGCTACAGAGACAGTAAGTGGCCCAGCCAGGCTTGAGAGCAGACCCTTCGTCTGCTCCAGAGCCTGAGCTCTTAGCTAGGACAGTGAGCCAGCGCCCTgcagaccccacccccacttgcCGACTACCTTCGCCTTCCCCATGGAGTTCAGGTCTCCAGGCAGGAGGCTGTTCTCAGCCTTAGGCTCTATTCCTCTGATGCCTCCCAGGCTCCCATTTCTACCCACTGCTTCTGCTAGGACGGCTGAGAAAGCTGGTACTTGGGTTACCTCTGCACAGGGACAggagggctctggggagggggggtggtccTGAGCCAGCAAGTCTGGCCTCAGACTCCATCTGTTCTTCAGGCTCCCAAGCGAGGCTGAGCCAGTGGTTCAGGGTGAGCCAAAGTGATGGGGCttggggagctcccgttgtggtgcagcagaaacaaacccaactagtatccatgaggatgtgggttcgatccctggccttgctcagtgggttaaggatctggtgttgccatgagctgtggtgtaggtcgcagacacggcttggattgatcccatgttgctgtggctgtggcacagactggcagctatagctccaattccacctttagcctgggaacctccatgtaccatggatgccgccctaaaatgcaaaaaagagaaggaaggaaggaaaagagagagatggggctTGGGCTGAGGGTGGGGCTAAGACCAGGAAGGGGTTGCGTGAGAGCCACCTGGAGGTGGCAGACCCAACCTGAAGCCTGTCTGGAGCTaagaggggaagggaagcagcGTCACAGACGGCAGGAAGGGGCACTGTGGAGTCACCTACGCAGGGTGGACCAGAGATGGTGTCCAGCAGAACAATGACACCCTCTTCTGTCCAGACACAAGCAGTGCTAACATctgcctcccagcctctccttcctctcattcACTGGACCACAGGCAGTGGGAACGCAGCCTGTGCCAGGCCCACCTGCCCCTCTCTTTGTCCCCTGTCTGCTGCCAACCCTCTGCGCAGCTCTGCATTCCTCGTCCCTGGGGCTCTTGGAGCCCCGCAAGGCGGTGCGCACAGTTGTCTGCAGGAGGACTTCTTTCCGCCCTTCTCTGACTCAGGGATGGCAGCTGCCTCACCTGAAAGTGTAGGAAGTGCTGGGGTTGCTAGGCAACCAAGGGCACTGCCAGGGAAAGGCCACGGGAGGGGCTCAGGATACTGACGGCTCCAGATCACTCTGTGAACTTGAGAGGCCAGACCCACAGAAGTCCCTGGAACATCTCCCTGGGAGAGGCACAGGGCTGAGCCCCCCAAAAGCCCTGACTGCCAGAAGAGACCACCAGCGCCACAAAGCCACATCCATCCGCAGACCAGGTGCCAACACAAGATGCTACAatgcacaggcaggcagctggggtcactgtggtCCATACCAGGCAGCCCTCAGGCTTCCCGGGATAAATGAGGCTTAAGGGATAACAACTCCCATCTAggaacacctgctgtgtgccctgCAAGCTATTTTATAACACGCGTTATCTCCTCTGCCCCCAAGAACCCGGAGGAGAGGTATGATCAGACGTGTttggagaggaagaaagcagagTTCAGAAGTGCACGGGGTAGTGATTTGCCCGAGGCCACATACCTACTACCAAGCACTGAACTGAAATTCCAACCCCAATCAATGTTGctctggggggaaggggagggagcaaaGGTCGGAAGAGGGGGAGGTGGAAGATAGCTGGGACGGTGGATGGACCAGGCTGCCCCCATGTACGAAGAAGCCGAGGGACCAGAGGATGAGATGTGGACCCATTCATGCTCCATAACCTTGTGCAAGTGGGGCTTCTCTGGAAGGCAAGACACCTCCACCTGACTCCTTAAAGAAAGCTGGGTCTTCAGGTGACGTCAAAATGAGGGGTTGCAGGACCTGCAGAGATAGTGGCCTGGAAGCAGGGGAAACATGTGTTCAGAGGGGAAAAGAGGCTCTTTCAACCCAAAGCACTGTCTCCCCGCACGTGGTACCAGGCGAGCACAGAGATTATGAATGGAATCAGACACTGTAGAAGACTCCTGAATACAATGAGCACGGCAGCTCTGGCTGAGTTCAGCCCTGCATGCTGGTAACGCTATGGAAGCCCTGGATGCAAAGAGCTAAGACTCGGAGAAAGCTGTCAAGAACCCCACACTCAGCAGGCAGAGCAGGACTCTGCTGGAGCTATGGGAGCTGGCCCCCAAGTACCCCAGTCCCCCAGCTCCACCCTCACTGGGGTGCCCCACCCTACCCTGAGTGTGAAAGTCCTCCCAGGGGACCAGTGCAGGGAGGATGGCAGCCCTGGGGCAGAAGAGCTCCCGGCTTGGCTCCCATGAATGGTCATTGCAAAGGCCTATTCAAAGTAGAATGAAACTTCTCCAGAGGACCGGATGTTTCCCAGGGCAGGTAGTGGCTTGTCCCCTGCCACCAAATAGATAAAATGTCAAGCACTAAGCTGAGGGGAGCCCGtcttcctctctgctttctgGTGCACACCTCTGGGAGAGGGTGGCCCCCCACTGCCCGATCTGCAGAAGTACAGGCTGCTGGGTGCCCCCTGGGAGCCTCGCTCAGCCCTGGCTGTGGGGCGCAGTCCTTTTCTCAGCTATTTGCTGAGCCCTCGCAGCAGGGGAGGGCACGGACCTGGCGCTGCCATGAATTCTCCATTAGACAAAATCCCTCCCGTCACGTGACCCATTCAGTCAGCAAAGCATCCCCATATCACCTGGTCCTTACAGAAACTGTGAAGAATCAGCAGCAGACCACACACTTTTATTCCCTGTTTctacttattttcttaaataaattttttggccacagcatgcagttcccaggccagggattaaacccgggccacagtggtgaaagcactgaatcctaaccacttgaccaccagggaactccctttattccctgtttttaatttcggtgtgcctttctttttttaacagatgTATTAAGATCAAATGATGCATACTGCATATAAAGTGTGCAAGCTGATGCATTTAGACATGGTTTACTCCTCTGAAACCATCACCATATTCAAGTTAAATCTTCACCCCTGAAAGAATTCCCTTGGCCCCTTGGTaatcccttctccctccccgcccccttctccAGGCAACTGCGGATGGGCTTTCTGTGGCTCTAGATGAGTTTGCAGTTTCTAGAATTTTGTATAGATGGAACTACTCTCTATGAACCCCTTTTTACCCAGCTTCTTTGGCTCAGCATATTTTCTTATTACAGGTACTTTAAATGGAGTCTTGAGGAAATAGGAGTAGTCAGTGATCAGAAAGCCGCAGAGGCACTGCAAGCCCACTGCACAATCTGCCACAATGGATTCATCCTTCCCTCTTTCATTCACTCGCCAGATGTTAAGCGAGCACTGGCTGGATTCACAGCACATCCACAGAAAACCCTACTCGAACTTGGCACTGCCCACCACTTCCCACACCAACCACCCTGACCCTCAGCCACCCTTTTATCTGTCACATCGAGCTGGGCACTGGGTGATGCAGGTGGGATCATCAGAGGTGAATCTTGTCTCCCAAAACCATGCAGGGCAGAAGGAAAATCTATGACActgtcttgtttaaaaaaaaaaaaaataccagtggCTATTGACTTCTAAACCTCCAGTTATGTAGGGAAGTTCACAAAAATAGTCTCTATAACTTAATGCTCTTCCCACCGGGCATTTTATATAGGGCTTCTCTCTGACGTCATGTACGAAGATGCTCTTTGACTGGAAAAAGTCTTCCCCTCTCACAGGCTCCGTGTCTGCAATTTCCTCTAGTTATTAGTGTGTGcagactggggggcggggggggggggggctgcaaaGTGATTTCAAGAAGAATGTTGCCAAAATAAACCAGGAGGTTCCTTCCCAAgctaaaaataaaccatttttcaggagttcccgttgtggctcagcagtaatgaacccgactaggatcagCTACTACAAGGGCGTGGCTTAGTGGGGTAAGAATCTTagtcgtatccatgaggatgcagattcaatccctggtctcgctcagtgggtggaggatctggggttgctgtgagctgtggtataggtcgcagatgcagctcaaatctggcattgctgtggctgtggcctggaccggcagctgtaggtccaattcaacctctagcctgggaacttccatatgccacaggtgtggccctagaaagcaaataaaataaaaaatgaaaataatccatGCGTAAATCTTACCTCAGTGATCAAGAGCCAGCGGTACCCTCTCCGAGTTTCCCGCCTGATGCCCATCTTCCTCTCCACAGCGCACAGCAGGCAGGGAAGACCGAGGGTCTTCgtgctgcctccctgcctcccctagGATGCATGTGTGTGGCTGGAAAGAAATGGAGGTGGCTCTGGTCAATTTCGATAACTCAGACGAACTCCAAGAAGAGCCAGGCTACGCCGCAGACTTCGACCCCACCACCCCGAAGGGCCGGCCTGGGAGCAGCCCCTTCTCCAACTGGAAGATCCTCATTAATGAAAGCACCAGCCACGAGACGGTCTTCTCCAAGCTCCCAGGAGACTGCCTCGACCCCCCAGGGCCCGAGCCGCTGGTCCTGAATGAAGGAAGCCAGCGGGTGATCATCAACATCGCGGGGCTGAGGTTTGAGACCCAGCTCAGGACCCTCAGTCAGTTCCCAGAGACCCTCCTGGGAGACCGGGAGAAGAGGATGCAGTTCTTCGACTCCATGAGAAATGAGTATTTCTTTGACAGGAACCGGCCCAGTTTTGATGGCATCCTCTATTATTACCAATCTGGCGGGAAAATCCGGCGCCCGGCCAATGTCCCCATCGACGTCTTTGCGGATGAGATGTCCTTCTATGAACTGGGCAGTGAGGCCATGGACCAGTTCCGGGAGGACGAAGGCTTCCTCAAGGATCCCGAAACACCGCTCCCCTCCAACGACATCCACCGGCAGTTCTGGCTCCTCTTTGAGTACCCCGAGAGCTCCAGCGCCGCCCGCGGGGTGGCCGTGGTCTCCGTGCTGGTCGTGGTCATCTCCATCACCATCTTCTGCCTGGAGACCCTCCCTGAGTTCCGCGAGGACAGGGAGCTGAAGGTGGTGAGAGACCCCAGCCGCAACACCAGCCAGGCGGTCCTCTCCCACTCCCTGTTCACGGACCCCTTCTTCATGGTGGAGTCCACCTGCATCGTGTGGTTCACCTTGGAACTGGTGCTCCGGTTCGTGGTCTGCCCCAGCAAGCCCGACTTCTTCCGGAACATCATGAACGTCATCGATATCATCTCCGTCATCCCCTACTTTGCCACCCTCGTCACCGAGCTGGTCCAGGAGACAGAGCCGAGCGCCCCGCAGAACATGTCCCTGGCCATCCTGAGGATCATCCGGCTGGTGCGGGTCTTCCGCATCTTCAAGCTCTCGCGCCACTCCAAGGGGCTGCAGATCCTGGGCCAGACGCTGAAGGCCTCCATGCGGGAGCTGGGGCtgctcatcttcttcctcttcatcgGCGTCATCCTCTTCTCCAGCGCCGTCTACTTCGCCGAGGTGGATGAGCCAGAGTCCCATTTCTCTAGCATTCCTGATGGCTTCTGGTGGGCAGTGGTCACCATGACAACCGTGGGCTATGGGGACATGTGCCCGACCACCCCGGGGGGGAAAATTGTGGGCACTCTGTGCGCCATCGCAGGGGTCCTCACCATCGCCCTCCCTGTGCCTGTCATCGTCTCCAACTTTAACTACTTCTACCATCGGGAGACTGAGAATGAGGAGAAGCAAATCATCCCGGGAGAGATCGACAGAATCCTCAACAGCGTGGGCTCAGGAAGGGGCAGCACAGACTCTCTTAGGAAGACCAACAGTGGCTGCTCTGCAGAAAAGTCCAGGAAGTGATCTGCCCGGGGCTTCACGGCCCCTGGAGTctcctgtgtctgtctgtctttttctgtAAGTCTTTCTGTCTCTCACTTCCCCCTCCTCCAATCCCTGTCTTCCACTCTCCCTCTTGCTCTCCGTCTTTCCAAAGACCAAAATGCAACATTTGTGACCAACAGGCCATCTTTGACCGGAAGCTGTTTTAATAGGTGGATATTTCTGCTGGATACGCCTGCTGTATGTTCCAAGCTTTTACTTCTCAGCGGACTAGAACAGAACTGAATAGAAAGATTCCACTCTCCTTTCCAGTGAGGGCGTAGTTCAGGTCCCCAAGACCAGCAATATCAGCATCTCCTGAAAGCACAGAAATGTAGAATCCAAGCCCACCCACCTCAGGCCTACGGAATCAGAATCTGCAGTTTAACGAGATCCCAGGTGAttcattttcacattaaaaatgaagaagcactGGCCCTGGTCTTCCCGAGGGAAAGCACACGAAACAGCCGGGGACCGCTGTGAGCAGCAAGGAAGAGCTTAGAGTTgtttcacagcaatgccacacccCTGTGTAGCATTGCGTACATTTTCCAAAGCTCTTTCACCTATGTTATCTCACTGCATCTAAAAACAACCAGTAGAATGGATTCAATTATTATTTCCATGTTGCTGATGAACAAACCAGGGGACCGCGACTTACCTAAGGTCACCCAGGAATAGAGACACAGTCAATGCTGGAACCCAAATCTCCTACCTACTGATCTAGTGCTCTTTCCACCAATGAAGAAGGTGTGATGGCTTTGGAGGGGCAAGAGGAGAGGAACTTGGAGGGGTCTGGCTTTCAGAGGATCTAGGCAGCAAATTTCCAGGCAGGTACACATCTCTGTGCAGCCTGGAAGGCAACGCCGACCCCCTTTCTTGGCTCGTGGACAAGCAGAAACATTcccagatgtttttcttttttctctctttttttctttctttctttctttttttttttttttttttttttggtcttttgtctttttagggccacactcacagcatatggaggttcccaggctagaggtctaatcggagctgttgctgccggcctacgccagagctacatgGCAGAGCTACATGGCTACATAGCAAccggcaccacagctcatggcaacaccagatccttaacccaccaagtgaggccagggatcgaacctgcaatttcatggttcctagtcagattcgtttccactgcaccacgacgggaactccccagatgtttTTCATTTGGCTCATCTCCACGAATTTGAGCAGACTGGGGATCCTGAGTGTGGGAAGTATATACACCATGGCCTTGGAGAGCTGGTCCAGGAAAATGCATAGGTCTACTTGTCTTGGGGTTCAGCTCCCAACGAGTCATCAGGAGTTCAGCAGTAGCCTGTGGGCAGCTGGGGTGGGAGCATCAGGGCCCCAAGTCATATGTGCAGAGGCCAGGCCCCCCAAGGAGGACGGGTGTTACAGGAACCAAGGAACTGCCCTCAAAGCAGGGCCCCAAGTCATATGTGCTGGTCCAGGCTTTCGGGCTGGAGTCAGGGAGCAGGGCTGCCAA
It contains:
- the KCNA10 gene encoding potassium voltage-gated channel subfamily A member 10; its protein translation is MHVCGWKEMEVALVNFDNSDELQEEPGYAADFDPTTPKGRPGSSPFSNWKILINESTSHETVFSKLPGDCLDPPGPEPLVLNEGSQRVIINIAGLRFETQLRTLSQFPETLLGDREKRMQFFDSMRNEYFFDRNRPSFDGILYYYQSGGKIRRPANVPIDVFADEMSFYELGSEAMDQFREDEGFLKDPETPLPSNDIHRQFWLLFEYPESSSAARGVAVVSVLVVVISITIFCLETLPEFREDRELKVVRDPSRNTSQAVLSHSLFTDPFFMVESTCIVWFTLELVLRFVVCPSKPDFFRNIMNVIDIISVIPYFATLVTELVQETEPSAPQNMSLAILRIIRLVRVFRIFKLSRHSKGLQILGQTLKASMRELGLLIFFLFIGVILFSSAVYFAEVDEPESHFSSIPDGFWWAVVTMTTVGYGDMCPTTPGGKIVGTLCAIAGVLTIALPVPVIVSNFNYFYHRETENEEKQIIPGEIDRILNSVGSGRGSTDSLRKTNSGCSAEKSRK